One genomic window of Arachis stenosperma cultivar V10309 chromosome 10, arast.V10309.gnm1.PFL2, whole genome shotgun sequence includes the following:
- the LOC130956936 gene encoding uncharacterized protein LOC130956936, translated as MRTKVPKNFKSPDMDLYDGTTNSKHHLSNFKSRMYLMDASDATRCKVFPTTLTKAAMKRFDSLPPRSVTSFDDLSHKFLTYFSIQKDKVKHAPSMLGVKQEVGEPLRDYMERFNKACLEIQDLPIEAVIIGLVNGLRERPFSQSILKRHPTSLTVQTLYHKLYKHSINDCYDLKNVIEKLAREGQLDRYLMERLDNHGKRKIDDEERRDRPP; from the coding sequence ATGAGGACAAAAGTTCCCaaaaacttcaaaagccctgacaTGGATCTGTATGATGGGACGACCAATTCAAAACACCACCTTAGCAACTTCAAAAGCCGGATGTACTTAATGGATGCTTCGGACGCAACACGCTGCAAGGTATTCCCGACGACTTTAACAAAAGCGGCGATGAAGCGATTCGATAGTCTCCCTCCTAGGTCGGTAACCAGCTTTGATGACCTCTCACATAAGTTCCTTACCTATTTTTCAATTCAGAAAGATAAGGTCAAGCATGCACCTAGCATGCTAGGAGTAAAACAGGAAGTCGGGGAGCCTTTGAGAGattacatggaaagattcaataaGGCATGCTTGGAAATACAAGATCTGCCCATTGAGGCAGTGATCATAGGCCTAGTAAATGGACTCCGAGAACGACCCTTCTCTCAGTCCATCTTAAAAAGGCACCCGACCTCTTTGACTGTACAAACACTCTATCACAAGCTGTACAAACACTCTATCAATGACTgttacgacctaaaaaatgtgatagaaaagctggccagagaaggtcAGCTTGACAGGTATCTCATGGAAAGATTGGACAATCACGGAAAGAGGAAAATAGATGATGAAGAGCGAAGAGATCGACCGCCGTAG